The sequence below is a genomic window from Microcebus murinus isolate Inina chromosome 4, M.murinus_Inina_mat1.0, whole genome shotgun sequence.
tgcaggtccgacctctgagtcccagagttcaaactgtatccccaccagggagaggatttctggtcccaattcacccacagggagcccaagctgggtctatgtctctcagcctctgagtcagcaccgttctcctgggaacacggtgccagcagcacctgggaaggcggtcgggtagggagctcacagtctgagttcccctgagtgagctgtagggtcccaaaagggaaggtcccgttccctggaggtgcctctggctggtggctgtattgtctctcttggcagccacgggtagggtcagcaaaggggaggaggaggcaatatggcgcctgccacgcggctcgggtctgtgcacacggaggtgcccggaggaagttgggaacctggtgccacgtctgctacaggctcactgctggctggcggcggcggcggtctctgggctggtgtcctcaggtctctccacccgctggggagcccaccagcagtcccgaatgcaggggaggggaaacagcaattccacctacccttgccgctggtctccggctgctccggtggtctcagcctccagttctcctccgcagcctcctcccgtggagtctcccggggtctcaggtacccctccttctggcccttgtccgctgtatgctcgtcttcttgcttctttcctctaatttctgctagaatctgtcttttctgcagagaccctctgtctggcggtgttattcgtccgccatcttgctccgccccctgtttttttcccatatgtttttagttggccaattaatttctttctatttttttagtagagacggggtcttgttcttgctcatgctggtttcgaactcctgaccttgagcgatcctcccaccttggcctcccagagtgctaggattacaggagtgagccaccacgcccggcctagatctATACCTCTTTACATTTCACTTTCCAGGTGATGTGAACTTACGAGGTGAAAAACCAAATGCACTGCCAAAGGTTCTTCCTGCTAACAGGATTTACCTTGTTGGAGGTCCGTCATGGTCCTCCCGAATGGGGCTGTAACGCAGCGGCAGTCCACTTTCGGGTGGACCCagcatattttgaagaaatatttgtaaaccaagCCTGAATGTTTTTCTTCCTGGGGGAATTGGTTATAGGGAGTTGCCTGTGAGGCGGCCATATGTAAGAGCTGATGGAAAGGTGCCAACGCAGCAAGACTGATTGTTGTGGAAGTCTCAGCTACCTGCTCACACAACTCGCACCTCCAGGACCTACTTGAGCCtaatataataacatttatgATTCCACTTGAAGATGGGATGTTTCTATACacatctaattttatattttgtttgtttgaattaaaactCAATTCATAAGCAGCAGCTTGGGGCTCATTCATGTAGTGTTCCCCTGGTTAAGCATTCAGTGTGCACCAGGGCCAggaactatttattaaaaaaggaaaatagttatCTGCAGGAAAAACATAGGTTTTCTCTAAAATCCTAGGGGGGTGTGCTGTAATTCTCTTATCATGTATGTTGCCTCAAAAATTCAAAGGATACTTTTAAGTTTTGGCTATGAAAGAGTAGCTTGTTTGGAACTAAACCTCTGCCCAAAACAACCATAAACGCGGGACAAGGTATGTAAAACAACTGTTTAATGGCTTCAGAGAGTGATCCACGGCAGGCCTTGCAGGAGTGCTCCCCTTGAGGTAAGGGAAGCACGTGAGATGGCTTCCACAGGACCCCAGTTTTTTACCTGACAGCACTTCCCACTTTGCAGGATGGGAGAATAGCACCTAATTAGAAAATGGAAGTCTTACTGTTTGAGGACTGTATgatccaaaaaggaaaaattgagaagttcgactttatcaaaattaaaaacctttgttctgtgaaagacactgtaaGAGAATGCAAAGACCAGTCACTGActgggagaaactatttgcatatttacatatctgataaaggacttgcacctggaatatataaagaactcttgaaaCTCAACAGtatgaaaacaactcaaataaaaaacaggcaaaagatctgaacagacttcaccaaagaaaatatatagatggaAAATGAGCACATGAAAGATATAGTCAGCATCATTAGTCacagagaaatataattaaattaaattacaagCATAATGAAGTACccctacatacctattagaatgacaTTCACTatcagagtggtacatttgttacaatcaaaCCTACATTGACaaatcattatcacccaaagtccatagtttacattagagtttgTTCTTGGTGTTGTAATCTATAGGTTTTAACAAATATACAATAGGATGTATCCACAGTTAAAGTATCACACAGAATAATTTCAACCATCCTAAAAATCTGTACTCTGCCCATGCAACCCTCCCGCCCCCCTAAACACTGGCAGCTACTGATCTCTTTACTgcctttatattaatagttttgccCTTTTCAAAGGGTTGTATACTTGAAATCATAcagtagccttttcagattggcttatttcacttagtaatatgcacttaAGTTTACTATTaactcttcaaaagtgtcaagttcatgaaagacaaggaaagaccaAGAAACCATCAGGCAGCGAAGGAGACATGAcaataaaatgatgtagtatcctggaatggaaaaaaaacattagtggaaaaactggagAAATTTGAATAAACTCTCATTTAATTCATAGTATGTATTTTACCCATGTTAATTTCTTTCGATTAATATATCATGATTACCTAAGATGTCAGCATTAGAGGAAGTTGGATGAAATGTATATGGGActctattatttttgaaatgctatgtaaatataaaatcatgtcaaaataaaatgctaaaaatggCTTTGCTTATAGAAATATGTAATGTATATCCAATCTATATTAAGGAAGTAAaactataatacatatatttttaaaactcctcaAGGCagtttaaatgtgatttttttcttgttctataataaatctctctcagGATGTGTAGTCAAAATACTGTTTTAACATCACTTACAGAGCATGGTCATGCAACTAACTTGAGAGACACCAGGGTCAAGtgcttctgtttattttaaattcagggaattgtggggtttttttctttgtgatttcttttaactataaatatataaacatttacagaCATCAAAAGTCAGAATGTACCTTTACGTTTGTCTTGCATCCATTCCTGTTCCTCCTTCTTCTTATAAACATCTttattagtttacattttttttccaaaattttaagcaaattacCTCCTTTTTTACAAAAACATTCTTCTGCAGCTTGCTTTATTCACTCAATACATATCCTAGAGATGACAGCATATTGGTATACCGAGAGCTCCCTCACTTTATATGTTgtacatttttatagtttattcaaCCAGTCCCCTTATATAGTGGTGAATGAGTAGCCTAATGAATGATTGACAGTGAGTCTTTGGGATAGAtcctagaagtgagattgctgggtcaaagggtaaaTGCATAGGTACTTTTGGTAGATGTTGTGGTAGTGTTTACTGATTTGCATTCTCATGAGCAAGTTATGAGTTCTGTTTTTCCATGTGCATGTCAAAATATTGGATTTTTGCTAATCTGATTAAGTGAAAAAGGGCATTTCagcatagttttaatttgtatttgtattaatTGCATTTATATAGTAGACCTTTTCATTGATTAAAGACCATTCCATTTATTATCTGTCTACTCatatattttgcctgtttttatattgaaatgttagaattttagtcttctaaattttttaagaGCTCTCTTTTTACATATTATgaatatttgccttttctctgtGATGTGTCTTTGGTCTTTTGaccttatttaaaaagatattttgctgtgcagattttttaaaattttggtaaagTTTCTTGAACTAAGTAGTGAAATCTTTATACAACAACTTAAGATTCCTATAAAGATTAGCATTATCCCATTGCACAATGGGAAAGCCTTGGACCAAAATATATGAGAACCACTTTTGGAACTCTCTGCtcaactaaattttcttttaccaTTCTATatccattaatttattcatttgccaATAGGTATTGAGACCCTACTCTGTTCTAAGTACTGTTATTTGGTGTCCTGGGAACAGGATTAGCTGAATTAAAGGTCAAATGCCCCTGTCACAGCCTGGGTTCTTGAGACATGTGATTTTGGTAATGGCGGCCTTTACATCCTTGTTTCTCAGGGTGTAAATGAGGGGGTTGAGGATTGGTGTGAGAATAGCATATGCTACATTGCCCATGATGTGGAAGTCGAGGGGCAGGTCAGCTCTGTAGGCCACATAGGCGATGGCAATGGATGAGTAGTAGGTGCCCACCACCAGGAGGTGGGAgctgcaggtggagaaggctttgGACCGTCCTTCTCGGGAGCTGATGCGAAGCACCGAGGCCAGGATGCGAGCGTAGGAGAGGAGCAccaggagaagggggaggaaggacaCCACCATGGCAATGCAGAAGCCCATGAGAGTCTGGGGGGTGGTGTCAGAGCAGGAGGACTGGACCAGAGCCAGATGATCACAGAAGCAGTGGTAGATGTAGGCAATGCTGTTATATGCCATCTGGGAGGTCTTTACTACTGCTGggatgggcaggaggagggcggtGAACCAGGCACTGGCCGCCAGCATAGCATTGGTCTGTGGCGTCATGTGGACAGGGTAGTGCAGTGGGCGGCAAATAgccacatagcggtcataggccatgacCACCAGGATGAAGGCTTCAGAGCATGTAAAACTTTGGAAAAGATACATCTGcaataagaaggaaggaaaggtgaGGAAATGGTCCCCAAGCAAGAATAGGGACAGCATCTTGGGGACAGTAGTTGTGGTGAAAAGGATGTCCAAGGTGGAGAGGTTGatcaggaagaagtacatgggctTGTGGAGGCTGGGCTCAGCCACCACAGCCACCAGGATCAGGGCATTACCCATAAGGATGAGAAgatagaagaggaggaaaataaaaaacacagggAGGAAGAAGGACTCCGGCAGAGAGGGGATGCCCACTAGGTAGAAGATGGGCGAGCCATCCACTGATCCATTACAGGTTGTGGCCTCCATAGTGAGATAGAGCTAGATTTCTGGGAGATGGGCAGCTGGATCATCTGGACACTGGGAACATCTGGAAACCATAGAAACAAAGGATCCTGCAGTGATAATTCTATAATGTTTACCTTACAGTTAATATAAGCACAATTACTTACAATCAACTCTAGAGGACTGACGGTGGGCTGTGGTATTAACTTTTACCATTTGATCCCCAGATTTGTCAAATATTAATTAGTAATAACCTGCCAAATGGATGTCTTGATGCTTGGTGTAGGTGATAAAGTGTTGAAAGTATAGAAGACAGGAAAAGTTCCTGTCTtcctagaattttcattttaccaGGAATATCAGAACTAAACAGTtcattattgaattataattgtgaaaatgctttggaaagaCTTCTTCTGGTCCTCTTCTTAGGTTCCACGCTTTGTGATTTGGGTTGACGTCAGATCTCTTAATTTAAGTCCTCTACTTTTGCACTCACTCAAAGTTCCACCATGTTGTTTTGGAGGGGCTGCTTTCTCCAAGATTTTCTGTAATATGCTGCTGCTCACATATTTACtaagcttctttctttcttgtatgCCTTCAGTAGTGGTTCTTCTTGACTCCATTTAAGCTAGGTGTCCGGACTTCTGCTCCTGCACAGGATGTAATAGGTCACAGTAGCCCACATTTCCATTGCAACAACTAGGAAAACATGGATAAATTACACAAATCATATTTTGAAACAAACTGGAGAAACATGGGTTCAATAAGGATGAGATGAAGTGAAACTCTGGGGGATGGGGGCCCTCCAAAGTGAGCTAACAATGATCAGCTCTTTTCATCTCTGGGAATATTTTATTTGGGGATCATGATGTGGCTTTAGCTTGGATCAGGAAGTGGGTCAtggatgagagaaagagaaatcagTAAGGCTTTTGGCAGTCAAAAAGGGCTTACAAAACAGATCAGAAATTGGAGGCACTCTCAGTGAATAGCAGGTTTTCCCCATGGGACATCTTCTGAATTCTGGGGCTATGCAAAGGAGGCTGGAGAGCTGGTCTGAAAGCTTCTAAAAGACAAGATAACATCTCCCATGATCTGTGAAGCTTAAGAGACTATAGGGAGAGGGTTTGCCTCAAACACACATGGTCTTCCCCTCAAGACCTTTTACAAAAATTGAGGCCATGTGTCTGCATATGGGGAGGAAGTGGGAAGGGTGAGGAGGGTAGCTAAAACCAAGAGGGAAAATATGCGATAAAAGTTGACATAAAGATGATCTAGTTCCTGAGTTAGCAAACAAGAACTTTACTGTAATTATGTTTatacattaaagaaaatagagaaaaatgttgacaaaatgaattttaaaaatagcagtttCAATAGAAAATTGgaatctatttaaaaaagaattaaacattcTAAAACTGAAATATCCAATATTTGCAATTAAGAACTCATTGGATAGGTATAATAGTAAACTGGATATATAATCATGCTGGCTCGTCCCTGTCTATTTATATGTCTATGGCTTCGCCACACCAGGAGCACTTTCAGGGCAGTAATGGGGTCTGATTGTTTCTATTTAATAATGCACCACTGCGCTTCCCAGGAGTTTGGTGCTTGGTGCTCGAGAATGCAGCTTTTCTACCTTGCCTTGTTTTGCTGaggaatcataaaataaaaatgaaggagcCATTAGTGATTAAATAGATTTAGTCAATCTCTTTATTATAAAGATTGGGACAGACAAGGGAGGCTCAGAAATGGGCTTTgattttcccaaggccacacagcaagtggTGGTAGAACAGACTGTTGGCAGGGCTGGGTTATCAACTCACCTTGAGCCCAGGCTCCCGCACCTACTTGGGGCCAAGGACAGACTGATCAGTTGAGGTTTTTGTGCTCACCCCTCACCTCCAAGGCACTGACGCACTTCCCTGCCCTCAAACTGCTGTTTGGCCGGGCAGGCCTATGCAACAGACACACGAAGCGTGTGCTTGGGGCACCAGCTAGGTAGGAGCATCAAATACCATTTTTGAAAGAATTGCATACttgatatttttaagaagtgTTGATGTAGCATCCTGGCAGAAATCAGAAAACGCTGGACTTCTTTAAATTTACTTGGTGGTTGACATTAAGTGATTATAGTTTGGATTACATGTTACAGGTGTGTTTCCAGTGCTTCCAGGCACTGAAAGTATTATTTAGGGAACCATTTCCTTGGGAGGACCCTCCCCGCTGGGATTATCTCCGTGACAATTATGGTGCCAGTCTgggagaaagaagaacagaaaaaccAATCACCCCAATGTCCAACCTCCACTCTCTGTATCTCATTTCCTCCCATCACATAGCCCTGCTAGCGAGGGGTTGCACCCCTACAactaatgaagaaactgagggtcagagaaggCCAGGCCCTCATCCACGACAGGTAAGGGGTGAGATCAGAGGCTATTCCTGGAGGCAGCCTGCTTCAAGGGACTGAGACCCACCTGGCAACCCAGAGTCCTGGCTCCTGGACCAGCTCTGCCACTCTTTCTTGCTGTGACTGcaggtctctgagcctcagttttcccatctataaaatgagagctttgggagaaatgacatctttcacctcaataaacatttttgagcatCAGCTCTGTGTTTGGCTGAGTGAGGGGTTCGGA
It includes:
- the LOC105860378 gene encoding olfactory receptor 2AT4, which gives rise to MEATTCNGSVDGSPIFYLVGIPSLPESFFLPVFFIFLLFYLLILMGNALILVAVVAEPSLHKPMYFFLINLSTLDILFTTTTVPKMLSLFLLGDHFLTFPSFLLQMYLFQSFTCSEAFILVVMAYDRYVAICRPLHYPVHMTPQTNAMLAASAWFTALLLPIPAVVKTSQMAYNSIAYIYHCFCDHLALVQSSCSDTTPQTLMGFCIAMVVSFLPLLLVLLSYARILASVLRISSREGRSKAFSTCSSHLLVVGTYYSSIAIAYVAYRADLPLDFHIMGNVAYAILTPILNPLIYTLRNKDVKAAITKITCLKNPGCDRGI